The Bos mutus isolate GX-2022 chromosome 11, NWIPB_WYAK_1.1, whole genome shotgun sequence nucleotide sequence tttctaattgttggATGAGATGGGGCTCCTTCCTTAATCAGACAAACTGATATGCACTGTGTGCTGTGAAAAACTGAAGAGTTTGCTGAGAAATCAATTAGGATATTGGGAGACAAATCTTTGCATCTTCCCTTCCTGTCCTCATCTCAACTCTCTTGGATTTTTTGTTCACCTGAGTCAGTTCTGTCTTTCAACAGGAAGTGAAAACCTCAGCATGAGATCATTACTTTGGTATTTCCTGTTGCACCTTGCGTTAGTTTGTTAGGGCTGCTGTAAGAAAGTACCAGAGACTGGGGTTTtaacaatggaaatttattttctcactgtaCTGGAGActtgaagtctgagatcaaggtgtctgcAGCTTAAGTTTGTTCTGAGGCCATTCTCTCTGGCTTGTGTAAAATAAACAGCCTTCTTCTCTCTCATAATCTTTCTTGTGCTTTTCCAtatctaatttcttcttttttaaagacactAGTCATaatggattagggcccaccctaatgacttcaGTTAaccttaattatttctttaaagattctgtctccaaatacagtcgcATTCTGAGTCACTCAAGGTTAGCACCCCAGCATATTAATTCTTTTTGGGGAGAGGAGGGCATAAATTTGCTCATATCACATCCCTATAGGGCTTAACACcaagtaggtgctcaacaaaaaCTTGCTTTTTGACAGCCTGTGCTGTTGTTTGAAGTAGGATGTGGTGGCTGACCCCAGAGCACAAAGAGACAAAGGTCAGCCTGGCTGGTGTGATTCTCAGCTTACAAAGTCTACCCTGACTCAGGCCACCACATATGGAAACCTGGTCCCGTGCTTGAAGACCTTGCCCCTGGAGTCACTGAGTTTAAGAAGCCAAAGTTGGGATAATTAGATTATAtttaatattggagaaggaaatggtaaccaactctaccatttttgcctgggaaatcccatggataaaggagcctggcaggctaaagtccatggggtctcaagagttgaaCATGtcttagcagctaaaccaccaccactaccaacaCTGGTTGATTTGTTAgttcttctctttgtttctttgctcTCCACTCAGCAGGTTTGATTAATCACAAGGAAAAGAAGGCAAAGGGAGGATATGgacagccctggagaagggcttccaGTGGGAAAGCTCTTCCAGGAGAAACTCTTTGATTAGGAAGGGAGGGGCTGCTGGATGCCCACTTAGGTGGTGGTAAGCCTGGTCTAACGCTTGTTTACGTGTAGGTGGGAGAGAGGGACACCCTAACACTAACCCTAACCCAGGTGACTTTGAACTTAGCATCAGTCTGGCTTATGCACAGAGAACAAAAGAACTTGAATCCATAACCCACAAATTAATAGTTAATCCCACAAGTGTAAGTCTCATGGGAGAAACAGATGAACAACCAGTGAGCACATTACATACTGAAGGTCTTTCtcaattttattagtattttagCAGGGAACTTCTAGAGTCACTACGAAGAATTAAAATAACACTCTAATGATAGGTCTCTAGACTCTGCATCAGAGTCAAAGGCTTACTTAGAAAAGAGGTATGTTTTGGCTGCAGATCCATCTCTGGAGGCCCCTCTTAGCTCAGTGTGTATAAGTAATTAGCATCTTTCCTCTCTGACTCCCCATCAGTGCGGGGTAGACATGGCAGGTCTGCTGCATCTGGCTTCCTCATTTCAGCCAGGACCTCCCTTCCTTGACATGCCAAATGAAGGTGACTGAAATAGAAACCATTCGTGCTGCTTGGGGATCTCCCTCTCCTGGCAGTTAGTTCTAGGCGCTCAGTTTGATTAAAATCATTAGTGAGGTGTGTTCACTACTGATTTCATTACCCATGCATAAGACTGAAAGAAAGAGTCTGTCTCCCACACTTGCCCCCCATCTCTCTGACTAGCATAGGAAACCACAGCTGTTGGCTTTGaatttttcactgctttattagtaaagtttcaggatccgtgtctggttttcctttttcatggCCTTGTATTTGAATTATGTTATAAagagggctgatgctgaagctgaaactccagtactttggccacctgatgcgaagaggtggctcattagaaaagatcctgatgccagAAAAGATggatggcaagaggagaagtgggcaacagaggataagatggttagataacatcactgactcaaccgacatgagtttgagcaaactccaggagatagtaaaggacaaagaagcctggcatgctgcagttcatggggtcacaaagagtcagacacaacttagtgactaaacaacataaatagactttaaaatggtgaaaattgCATGAGTCTTAAATATCACTCAGATGTTAAAAGATTTTCAAATGGCAAGTCTGTGTAAACCTGAATTCATCTATAAAACGATGTTTTCTCCTAGACAGTAAATCCGTCCGTTCATGCTTCAGATGCTAGACACTGTTCATGCTTCAGATGCCTCTCCTGAAGAGGTTTACTatcaagaaggggaaaaaaatcacaatcagTAAACTGCTGTTTGGATGCCAGTTTCATGGTAGAGTTGGAGACAGACATTTTGCCTGTATTCATCTCACCCCAATCTAGGTTTAAGCATCCTTTTTGTTGTTCTACAGATGAGGATTGAGATTTAATGAGTTTAAGTAAATtgccaaggggcttcccaggtggctctagtggtaaagaacccacctcccaatgcaggagactaagagacgtgggttcaatcctggtttgggaagatcccctggagtacaaaatggcaacccattccagtattcttgcctggggaaacccatggacagaggagcctggtgggctatggtccatagagtcgcaaagagttggacatgactgaagtgactttgcacatacacacacagctatTAGATAGCAGAACCAAGATGTAATTTAGTACTGTTTGTGTCTGCTTCAAAAATTGTttgaaggaaggggaagggttGGGAGATGCTCAGAAGGATGGGCAGGTGGTAGTTATGGgctgaaaattttatttgcattgtcattttacatttaagaatTACATTTACATTCATTTAAGAATGAGGGAACACTGATTTCTTTATCAAAGCATCCATCTTCACTTGCCCCAAGTCTTAGTGTCAGAAGCTGGGGTGACCTTTGCAGTTGGCAGTATGCATTCCCATCATTGCCTGTGGCCCAGATAGATAGTCATGGATGCAAATAAACAAGTCAGTAGTAGATTCTGAAAGGACTGGGATTTTTGGATTCCATCTTTCTCAGTGGTCCTTCGTTGCAGTTCAGCCAATGAAGGTTGGCGATAACATATTTTGACTCCTCTTGTCCTGTGGGAATGGCAGTTGTCACTTTATTGTGTGCAAGGAAACTCCTTTTGGGGCATTGCACCTGACATAGTGGGGATATGGTCTTTCTTTCAACAGAGTTTACACTCTATTAGTGGAAACAGTAACCATACAGTAAAGAGATAATGGCAGTGAGTGAACTtgcaacacacatacacacacacacattgatgtATAAAACATGATTAcaccattttcattttacatgATTGTGTTAGTTATGTAATTTACAGAGGGATCATCAAACAATTTGGGTGTTGctgccctgggtcagaaagatcccctgaagaaaggcatgccagcccactccagtattcttgcctggagaatcccgtggacagaggagtctgatccgctacaatccatagggttgtgaATAGTTgcacactactgaagcaacttagcatgccaaCCCGGTTTggtagtttttttcccccttacaaTCAGTGTTAAAAATCTGCTTTTTCATAAGATTGACGATATAATTTGAAGCAATGCAGTACAGCTTACTCTAAGTGAACAGAGAAAATTCAAGCAACCACATTTAATCCTATCCCTGCCTTTTTTCATGACAGCCTGCAATCAAGGGGTAGCTCTAGCCAGATCTCTGACTATGAGTGATGTAGGGGGAGACAGCTCAGAGCCAGCTTTCCTGAAGAAGGCTGCTCAGAGATTTGTCTAAGGGGGATGCTATGGCCTGACATCAGAAAGGACTGTACCAGTTGCTGCTGTGGTTGAGAGAAGAGAAGTTCTGTGTGGGGTATGGGGTCAGGCAGAGCTTGACCTGGGCTGTAGAGGATGATTGAGTTGGGAGGAAAGGCACAATTAGTGTCTGGGAGATTATTACGTGGTTTTCAGAGACAGACTTCTCTGAGAACTGGGATGTACTTACAAGGGAATAGAGAGATTGGGGCCATAGGGAGAGGAATTTGGGagtaaattttcagaaaatgttgAGAAATCAGCACAGTGTAGACTTGGGTTTACCAGTAGAAACTCTGAAACACTGCCTGGATCAGGATCctgtttttctgtgtatgtgCTCTCATAAATTTGTAAATCTCTCTGTGCTTTAGTAAGATCAGATGCCTTGTTTATTTCTGTGTCCACTGTATCAAGCGGCCTTATTTTAATGTCTACATGTAGATGTGACTGTGGCAGGTAAGAAATTTGGGGGAGCTGGTTTAATCTTCTTTTTCAGGGACTTTTTCTGACATGATGTGGCAGGCTGTGTCTGCTTTATCTTGTTTGGATCCTCAGGCAGTATGGCTTTCCTTTCCACTTAAGTCAATTGGTTATGAAACTTATGTTTTTGACATCAGTAACTGAGTCATCAGGAATTAAGCAGATTTGCCTTCATTGTGGATCCTTGGTTCGACTTCAGGCTTACTACTAGGAAACTGTTGCAGAACTCATGGATCCCAAACTAGGCTGAGCAACAGAACATGGCAATATGGAAATGTAGATTCCTAGGtattaattagaaatattttaattaataaaatgattCATCAGGTCGGGACCCACTAAAACAATCCCTGTATTTCCAgaactttgtaattttttaaatgtttattaaacactCAGATTTCCAACCTACTTCTGAGCCACAGAATTGAATCTCCTGGTAGAGGAACCTAGGGAGCTCCATTTGTAACAATTATGTCACATCGGCAGTTTCCAGCCTTGTGTTATTCAGCCGAAGACCCTCCTAGTTCCCTTCTCATTTCTGGCCACCATTTACCATCATGTAACCAGCAACCCCTTTTGGAATTTAATCCACCTAAAAGCTTACATTAGTGGCCCGACACCTTAGCCCTGAATTGTCAGAGAGATGTGCTTGGCAACATATGCTGCCCTTCTGGCTCTGTGAGTAGACAGGGATGAGCAATTGAGAAAGACTCAGCCACCAACCAAGGGCTCTGAGGGCCCCTAGAGGTCAGAACTTCATGATGGAGGAGCAAGTCTCACCCAAGAAGTTCTCTCAGTTTTGGCTGTGTACTGTCTTTAACTTACACTCAAGGACTTTGCATCATCAGAAGGATTCAGTGAAGTGGAGGGATGCGCATACAACTTGAAAATGTATGAGATGCTAGGATTCTAATCCAGGCCAAGATTTTGCTGTGTGTATTTTGTCTTGAATCTTTTTCCTACAGCTCGTCTAGAGAGAGTAcgatacactttttaaaattcagacttaaatgcaGACTTAGCGAACTTTCAGTAGGATCCCAGCATAGGAAGGAAAAAGATCTCAGTGTCTGGCTAGTCGTGATGCATATTCTCAACTCTCCGCCTTAATAGACACAGTGTATGCTACAGAGAGCAAAGTGTAATTTTAAGAACCTTGTAATTCTTTACAAATTAACACAGCAGATGGTGTTTATGGGAGCCACACAGTGAGGAATATTTGGGACCATGTGAGACATGTGTTGCAGGGTTTCGGCCTGCTTTCTACTTAGTTTAATTTTTAACGGTtgtgctacaaaaaaaaaaaaagtactatttgCCTCATAAAGTTTTCATCAGTGCCAAGGGTGAGCAAAGGCCCCCTGAGATGGTTTCCTTATGGGTCAAATTCCAAGCTTTTCAGGGAGAAGGGCCTCCGAGAGATCCCTGACTCACCTAAGCCTTAGGAGTGCCTTGTGCTTAGACCTTGGTCATGTGGCAGAGGCCTTGGGACTTTGGTGCTGGGGCTGGGAGCAGCCTGGCTGTCTAGTCTGGCTTGCAGGTGGGTTTGAAAAGTTGAGCTAGAGCCCAAGGCTTGAAGAGAAAACGGGTTAGCAATGAGGCTAGCACCTCTAGACTAGAGCTTGCTAATTTATAAGtagttaaaatatttctttagttattttaattaaaaatgaaatgttattctCTCTTAGTTCCCCTGTAGTGATAAGAACTAAAGTGACCAGGATCTATGTGGTTACTTTCCAGATAGTGCTGGTCTTTTTGAGGGAAGTGTGACAAGGAGAAGAAAGTGTCATGATATAGATTGTAGGTGGGGTTGATGAGAGGATGGGGAAAAGTGGTTCTCACAGGTTTTCCAAGGACCAAGAGAGGTCAGATTTGAtttggggaggaaaagaaaaagcgtTGGTTCTCAAGAGTGCCAGGTAATCTCTTTGGGGGTCCCCTGGGCATGCAGGAAGTGCCAGGCACTCCCAATTTGTGGATTTTCTTTTCCCAGtgtcaccagggaaacctcttCATTTTGTTCTACTGTAAGGTTGGCAAATAGAATGGTCCCAGGTGCTCTCTGGGATGGCCTGTTTGTTCCAGTCAGGACCTTGCTCAGCCCTTGAAAGTGCCATTTTACCAAACCCATTCCTTTTTTAATATCTAGTGTCTTTAAGCTTGGGGCTTCACCAGTGACTCAgcaattaagaatctgcctgcaatgcaggagccacaagagacgcaggtttgatccctgggtggagaagatgccctggatgagggcatggcaacccactacagtattcttgcctggagaataccatggaccaaggagcctggtaggctgcagtacacaGAACTGCAAAGAGTCCgatatgactgaaatgacttaacacgCATGCATGTACACATGGACTGAATTGATTGCCTCcgaaattcctatgttgaagccccccaaggtgatggtatttggaaatgGGGCTTCTTAGAGTAATTAGGTTTAGATAAGTTATTAGAATGGGGCCCTCATTATaggcttacacacacacacacacacacacacagaagtcactcagtcgtgtccaactctttgcgaccacatggattgtagcccaccagactcctcggtccatgggattttccaggcatgaatactggaatgggttgccgtttccttctccaggggagtcttcctgacccagggattgaacccgggtctcccgcattgtaggcggacgctttaccgtctgagctaccagggaagtccatcaaaaACACAGAAGAGTAGTAGTAAGTTTCAAAAGGATGTCAGTTGAGATCTGTTATAGATGAAATCTACTTCCTAGAAGTCACCTTGGCAATTATATGCACAGCTGGAGACAAGAGGCTGCAAAAAAAGGTCCAACTGGAAAATATCTCGGGTACCCAGTTAGATCCAGTTATTCTGCATCTGTGAATTTAAAATGATCATCATCCACAGTGGAATAGATGTGTCCCTCGTTGCTTAGAAAATCCACAGCTAGCTTGATTGAGGCTACAGACATGTGTTGGAGTTGGTTCTTGAGATCCTGAAAGTTCAATCGTACAGGTCTTAGGCAAGCCTGGATCGAATTCAGCACCTGGTTCTGGGCCACAGTGAGGCCATTTGCTGGTATGAAGTTATTCCCACCGAAGTTTCCAGCTTCACCCATTCCTGGATTGCTGATAGGTGCTCTCCCTGCTGAAGGATGGCTGTTCGACTTGCTCAGCATCATGTGTGCATTGACTACTTCCAGAATATGTGTGGTGAACTCATTCATATCCTCCAGGGGCATGATCTTAAAGGCTACCAGGCTTTTATTGTTCTGGAAAGATCTCAGATGACCAGCCACTTTCACATATGTTTCTGGAGGGACCACAGTGTTTTCACTGTTGGCATCATCTGTGTCAACCCACTAGCGAACATCCATGGGTGCAGCTGTCATGTCATCTGTCTTGTAAACAatgttggttgtaactttctCTGCATTTCTGATAATCCCCACAATAGTGACCTGTGAAATCTCAACATTTCCAATGCTGAATACTTCATCAACCAGAGTAGCAGAAAGCAGCTGAGATATGGTACAGGGTACAATGTGCTGAGCTTGAGCTCTGGATTTCTTTTCAGCCTGGGAAGCTGTCAGAGATCCAAAGCCCCCAGGGGACTGTGTGTACCCACCGACTCCCCCGAAAGAGGAGGTGCTATAGCTTTCAAACCCACTATTCCACATCTTCGACATGATTCCCTCAGGAGAGTTCCATTATAGgcttagtgcccttataagaagaaggGTGCTAGAAAGCTTACTTGACCTCTCTTTCCACCATGTCTGTAAGCCAAAAAGAGAGAAACCATCCCTGCAGGACCTTGCTCTTGGCTTTCTAGCCTTCAGGataacaggaaaataaatgtctcttgtttaagccatccagttgGTGGTATTTTCTTATGTCAACCCAAGCTGACTAATACACTATCTTTAAACTCCTGTACTTCTAATTGGGAAGAAGTGACATAGAGTCATGAGAAGTTTGTGAATAGTATAGGATTATaattatgcattttatatatttgtgttttagaGTGTGACATCTGAAATTCAATTAACAATGCAAGAGATTTGTACCGTATGTAATTGTTGCCTGAGTGGAAACGGGCAACCAAATAAATGATGCAGGTGGCTATAGGTACTCAGTGGAGGATGGGTTGCTGTGAGATGGGAGGGCAGGGATGTGTGTTGAAGGAATTACAGTATGAACTGGCCTCTGATCTATGGGCAGATGAAGCACAGGAAGACCAAGGCTTGGGGTCCCTACCCAGATAGACGTTCCGTAAACCTAAGTAACCGTCTGCCTGATTGTTTTCCGATTTCTGTGAAGTCTCAGCAGTGTGGACCCAACTATTGATCTTATTTTTGAGATGCTGGAAATTGCCAGAGTCTGGGGATCTTTTAGGTGTTGTTAGCTTTAATAGTAACTGAGTGGTTTGGGGAATATGcacagaaaaatgaagcagaagcttaaatttcattgaaatttaaatcatttatgtAGTATGGGTATatacaggtttgtgtgtgtgtgtgtgtataaaatcaaTGGAAATTTCACTTTGCCTTGACTACTTCCATCTCAACTCTGAAGataaaatgggattttttttttagcagtttgcTCAGTTCATTGTCTCTCATAGGCTTTGAGGGTGCATATGGTTAATTTACCATTGCTCTCAACAATCATCCAGCTtgggagctggggaagggggGCTCTGATGGAAACTGTATTCTAGGGCAGGGTTGCCTGACAGATAATCACTGGGGACTACACCTGTGgtgataaaataaatcaaagagcaAGAATTGTAACATTACACAGGTGCCAACCACTTCCTGTGGTTTTGATCAGTAAATCATGAAGTAggtgatatttatttttaggaCCCCAAATTTTCCAAATCATTCACTCCTTCCATACCTGCCTTCTAACCCTAGGTGCCTACATGGACCCTCTGTCCTTCTATTCACAAATGAGTGTTTCTGGAGCACTTCTTAGgaggcttttgttttgtttttgtttttttaatcaccatcattttattttttttattcttgattttattgattggcatataattgctttccaatgttgtattagtttctgctgtacatttaccctaagaaaaacataattcaaagagacacaagtacccaatgttcatcatagcactatttacaatagtccagacatggaagcaatctaagtgtccatcaatagatgaatggatggaaaagatgtggaatattactcagccataaaaaggaacagaattgGGTCATTtgaagtgatgtggatgaacttagaggctattgtacagagtgaagtaagtcataaagagaaagacaaatatcatatgttaatgcatatatttggaatcttAGGGGTTTTATGCTGAGTACTCCAGGAGAAAATCAGGGCATTCACTATCCATAGAAAACTTGGGTTCCTTTTTGCTGAAATATGAAAACTTGATAAACAGTGCAGGACAGTCTATCATTAGCATATGTATTATTTGCCACAGTACCTAATAGAAGGATATGGTCAGAGGAGAGGAAGATCTTTAAGGACTAGCTCAGTACAGAAACACTCCCGGGGGAAAGATTTGGAGCTGTTCCTTGAAGCATGGGTAGAACCTGGTTAGGCAAAAGGTCAAAGGGAGAATAACCCCTTTCAGCCAGGCACCAACATGAGGCAGAAGGTGTGTGAGTTGTTGAGAAGGAACAAATTGACTAGAGATACAGGCAGTTACAAGAAGGAAAAGCATTTATGAAGTCTTAAAATACAGACTCAAAAGTTTACTAGAAAGTAGAGATGCAGTAAGCACTAAATGGAAACTGAGAGGTATACTGGGCCAAGGAAGTGAAAGCTTGGTCTCAACAGGTCATATTAAGAATAATGTGGTGTTGGAAATGttttgagttggccaaaaagtttgttcatatttttccatatgatgttatagaaaaaaaccgaacgaactttttggccaacccaatacattcgCATGGTTGGTCGTCATGGGCAGAAGGATTTGAGGAACAGCAAGATTTCTAAGGTCTCTTTGATGGATAAATTCTCAAGTCTACTGACTGACTGGATTTAGGGGAGGAATACAATATTAGGATTTAGAGCTCTGACAGTGATTAGTGCAGCGAAAAGCTCTCTAGGTGAAACCAAGGTCTGAGCTCCCTTGGTTCTCTGAGCTACATCCACGGGGAACTTGCTGAGGTTTTCCCTTTCTAACATGCCACCTTCAAATCATTTTGGTCTGGTAGTTTAAGGTCTCTGATTTAGTCAGACATTGTTGGTTGTTAGGGACAGAGATTCGACATCAACAAACATGGGGGAATTTGTTAACTCATGACACTAGGAAATCCATTGATAGATACTAATGGATTTAGGTACAGCTAGATTCAGGAACCCATGCATTTCATTCactgataataataaaatttgttGAGTGCCTATTATTTGCCAGGCAAAGCTCCAGGCTGCCAAGATTTAATGATAAATAAAGGAAAGACTGTACCTTCATGGAGTTTTATTTTACAAGTTTAGTATATAATGAAAACTATGAACCAATCTGGTTTGCCTCCAAAAGCTGACTTCCCTtacccttctcttcccttcttttgcattcccttttgtttcctttccctAGCATCTCATCTCTTTTCAGCCCCAAATTAATTTCTCAtctgtctccttcttcctctctccctctccttattccccttccctccccctcccttttctcctctttctacTCCCCAGCTATGCTTTTCTTGTGACACCCATTTTCAAAGACACCTTAACCAGCTCAAGGTGTATCTGCTGACAGTTTATCAATCCCAGTGGAGAAAAATATGCCTCCTTATTAATAATTTTACCAACCACCTTATGGCTGAATCTCACTGGTTTGGATGTTATCATGAGTTTATCCCTGGGCCAGAACTCCTTGGTTgagaatcagaaggaaaaattagAGGGTTTACCAAAAGAACCCAAGAGAAGTTGCTGGGAAAATGGAAACGACAGCAACGTGCCCTGAACTCTCCAAGTCAGGCCTTCTCTGTGCATTGCCTGATATGTGTACTGACACTGCTATGCTAGTAGGTGTGGTCTGGGGGTTTCACAAACAAAGCCATCCTGATTTTCTAACCTTATTAGTGATGATTTTTTCCTTGAGTATTGATAATGCCTGGCAGAGAAGCATCAGATACATTTTTGCCCTAACACATTATCATAATGTTTTTCCCTATCTTTATCCTCCCACCCCTATTTCAGAGTCCAGGGAAGCTGGAATTTTATGTGGTTAAAGGATCCCGATCATGGGTTTGATTTGCGGCTGATGCTAAACTTTTATCCATTCTAAAGAGATATTGCCCATTTTTTTCTAAGAGAAATGTCCATAGGTGGTGAAAAGGAAATGTTTAGAAAGGTTCACATTCTCAGACTGTGATTTACACATAATATAAAGGTTTTACACAGTGTTCAAGGTTCTTTAAATAATGGTGCTATTTGTAATAAGAATATCATTTCTACATGCAGGGTCTGAAGGTAGATAGGCAACCCTCCAAACAGGATAGAGTGACCACTAGATCAATAGATAattttttctcctcccttccGTTGTCTAAATCATAGGTTTAAATGACAGGAAAATGTGTTAGAGATGGAGTGCATGGCGCAGTATAGCTTTCTGCCATTCTGATGATTTTGACTTCCATCTCTTTCAAATGACAGCAATCTGAAGAGTGGGCATTTGATTAGCCCACACATTCAATATATGAGAATCACCACTATACAATATTTTGAAGATTTCTCAAACATTCAATCAAGTTTGCAGGTACCAttgagagaaagaacaaagcgAGAGACATTGGCCTTCTT carries:
- the LOC102276449 gene encoding LOW QUALITY PROTEIN: replication protein A 32 kDa subunit (The sequence of the model RefSeq protein was modified relative to this genomic sequence to represent the inferred CDS: substituted 1 base at 1 genomic stop codon) — translated: MWNSGFESYSTSSFGGVGGYTQSPGGFGSLTASQAEKKSRAQAQHIVPCTISQLLSATLVDEVFSIGNVEISQVTIVGIIRNAEKVTTNIVYKTDDMTAAPMDVRXWVDTDDANSENTVVPPETYVKVAGHLRSFQNNKSLVAFKIMPLEDMNEFTTHILEVVNAHMMLSKSNSHPSAGRAPISNPGMGEAGNFGGNNFIPANGLTVAQNQVLNSIQACLRPVRLNFQDLKNQLQHMSVASIKLAVDFLSNEGHIYSTVDDDHFKFTDAE